Part of the Planococcus plakortidis genome is shown below.
TTAAAAGAATTTTATTTGCCATTTTATAGTATGATTATATGAAAAAAGACAATGAGAGGAACAAAATGGGAGATAAAAAATCGGCATATGAACGATTTTTAGATGGATTCTTAGGCGGAGTGGGAGATTGGGATAATCATTTGGCCGAAGCCATACATGAGGACGAAAATCCTTACCTTAAAAATCAAATGCTTAAAATACTAGAAGAACAAGAAGAATTTGGAGATGCAATAAATTTTGGTTTAGGGCGAGAAATCTGGTACAGTAATGACTTTTTTATCAATAGTCTAATTCTAGATTTTATTACAGCTGCAGAAAATGATAACAATGCAGAGGACGACCTGGTTAATGAGCTAAAACTAATTTGGGTTGGAATGCTTGGAAAATTGGGAGTCGATGTAGAAGCAATCAATATGGATGATGGCTTTGAAGGCTATTTAATTACAATGCATTTCGGAATGGAATTAGATATTCAGTTTATCTCTGAACTTGTTGCATACCACGTTTATGGTAGGAAAATTAAAGATTTGAGAGAAAGGGCTCAGCTACTTCCAGAAATGGCTAAGTTATTATGGTTTTTGGTTGATAAGGAAGCACTGATAAAAGAAGCCACAGAATTGGCACAGTCGGAAGCGGATCAGCAAGTGGATCGTAACTCTCCTAGAGTACACATAGCATCACATCTGTTTGAAGCAGGGATGAAATTTGTATTAGGTCACGAAATTGGTCATCATTTCTTAAAACATACAGAAACGAATGGAAGAAACATTGTATCAAAATTCATACCAACGGATGTTACTTTTGATCAAATGCATTTAGATGAATTTGCTGCAGATAATTTTGGATTTGATTTATTAATTAAAGGGAAGAAAGAAAGAAACAACAATGAATTATTGGCTCCGCTAATGGTAATATTAATGCTGGCTCTTTATGATAAAACCCCTGAAGAACCTAGTCAATATCACCCTTCATTGAGGAATAGGTATCTAAACCTATTAAGTAAAGTGTCTGACCATAATGAAGAAATAGCAGCTAACCTTCAACAAATCTTTGATGAAGTAGCTACTTGGATTAATCGTACTTTTTATGATGGCTACTGGAAAACAGAATGGTGGAAATAGAAAAAGAAACAGGAATATCACAGCTGCTTCCATTTACGGGTTTCCTTCCGTGACCAACCATTTACTAGCTTTCATCAAAATGATCCTGTGGGATTTTTCCACAGGGTCATTTTTCTTATTTCACATTAATTCTTCAGGTACACGAAGCCGTCCCAAGCGGATTTAATGAAGGCTTTGGAGCGCAAGGCTGGTCTCAGAGAAGAGTAATTTCAAGAAAATTTTCTTGGAAAACAACTAGTCAGTAAACACCTCACATGGGATAATTAAGGAAGCAAAGGGGGGGTTGGATGGAAGATGAAATAGTCTACAAAGATTACAGAAAAATGCAGATGATAATAGGCAAATTGCTTGATGAAATCGAAGCAGACCTCGATAAAGAGGAATTGAAATTCGACCCTAAAATTGTTTTATGTGGCCGCTTCGGAGTTGATGTAACTCCAAGACCCAACACTTACAAGTACACTCCTGAAGGCAAAGAAGACATCGCCTTTAAAGAGAAAAGTAGAGAGCAAATTGAGCACTTGATTGCCCATACATACGGAAACAAATTCAACAGAGAATATAAGGAAGAAATCGGGATTTTGTCCGATGCTTTCTTATACGGTGATGACATTTTCATCGGACCGATTCACCTGGATTTTCCTTATGAAATTTTTATGGACGTAGCATCAAAGCAGAACGACTTCTCTGACGGCAAAGAACCTATCGCCATCATTGTTCGCTATTGGGCGGAACTACTGAAGGAAAATGAAGACGTTTTAGAAGACGAAGAAGTTATTGAAGATAATGCCGAACCTGAAACAGTAGTTAAACCGAAGTTTGGAAAATATGGCTACAACAGAGAAGAAGATCCACACGCATACGAACCATTGCCGACACGTTCCAGAGATTTTGATTTCGACGACGATGCCTCCAACTGGTCTTATAATGAACGCCACAACGATTAAGTTTAGAAATTGTTATATCTTTAACAGCCAATCGATTTCTTCGATTGGTTTTTTTATTAATTTTATATTTCATACCATCTAATATGTTCATACTTTTTATTGTTTAATATAGATAATCCTCTATTATTTATATTAGTTGTAATTCAGAAATATCAACGAGTTATATCTTTTTTCGAGAAAATCTATTTTAAACTTTTAAAGCTAACGGCAACAATCATTCCAAGTGACCTAAGATAGACTTCAAAAGGACTCCACCAAATACCGATAAAGCTTCTGCTCCACCGAATTCTTCAACTTCATGTCCATCTGAACCACCGGGGTGTCCCGGTGGCTTTTGTCTTTCATGAGCGATTGTTGGATGGAGTGTTGATCGGGTGAGGCTTGGCCCAGGTAGTAGAAATCGCCGCCTTCATCGTGATTTTTTTTGAAGAAGATGTGGATGTCCATGCCGAGCTCTTCGGAGCGAATGATTTTTGGACTTCGTCCGATTGGAGTGTACGGTTGCTGCGGGTGAACCAATGCAGCGTTTCTTGGTTGATTAAATCATCTCCATAGGCAACGCTCGATTCGACTTCCTCGCTTTTATGGTAAGCCACTAAGATCGGACAGGTGCCGTGCTTTGGCTTGTATCCGTAAATAGTCGAACTCTCGTCATTATCCCAGTTCAACAAGCGGCAGACGTCTTTGCGCTTGTATTTCCGGTGCAAGGTGAGTTCTTGCTGTTACTTATAGCGCAATCTTTGCTGTCTCGCGGTAGCAAGCAGGTCTCCTACTGCATTTCGGAAGAAGCTGTTTTCCATTAGGCTGCTTTGGATTTGTTCAATGGACTTCGGTGAATTCCAATTGCTTCGATGTAGGGTTGAAACGGTACTTTATAAGCCTCAACTTGGCCCATTTCTCAGTCTTGACCGGTCGGCTTCCTTTAGCGAAAATCCGTGTCCCCACTTCGTCCTTCAAGGAAACGACTTCAGTTGGGAAATCACTCGCTACTACAAAAGCCTCTATCATGGAATAATCCTTATACGCATATTCCTGATTAACCCAATCGACATATTTCATGACCTGGTGGATGACTTCCTTGTCAGCTATCCCTTTCTTCAATTCTATGACAAGGTATTTAGATATGGTCTTGTAGGGGAAAATACGACGGTAGCCGAAGATATCCATCTTATCCATATAATCGACCGGCTTGAATGGAGAAGCTACCACTTGATGCGATAGGTAGTCCCAATTACCGAATATGCCGCCAGGGTTCTTCTTGACATATTCAATCACCCCTGCTTCTATCGCCATTTCATGCTTGATTCTTTCCCCCATCGAAGCAAGATCGAGTATATTGCCCGCACTCGCTTCGTAGCTTCCACCGACCAATCGACTGATCCGATCATGTAACTTCGGGGATTCCGTAAAAGTTTCCGATTCAATCCCCAACGCTCCTTCATTTGTTTTAAGTATGACATCGAAAAGGGCTGCGTCTTCCTTGTCATCTATCTTGATGAAAGACCTCTTCCACAATACCCTGAGCATCTTGAATGCTTCGGGATTTGACATGAGCACTTCGTCCATATCGATTCCGTGCTTGAAGAATGCGGGAGTTCCGCTGAATGTGCATAGAACCCTGTTATCAAGGTTGCGACTGGAGCCATCGAGTAGCATGCTACTCTTCACGTCCTTATATTTAGGTGCTTCCGGTGAGTCTGCTCCAGGAAAGTTCAGGTACTTGCAATCAAATCCGACGTTTCTCAATTTTCCGATTCCGAATATTTTTCTTTTGATGAAAAAGTAAACGTGGTCACCTTCCGACATGGAAAGGTAATCAGCGAAAGTTCCTTAGTGATGAGCTTTCCAATGGCCCGTGTTTATATTCAAATAGGTGCTGTAAAATCCATTGACAATCATTTCATGTAATGAATCCTCATTATTCAAGGTGAAAATGTATCCAGCCATATTAACTTCCTTCCATATAGAGTAAGACTCGAGATAGTTTTCTTCAATTCTACCAATTACAATCCACTGAGCCAATCCGCTCCACGCAGGAACGTTTACACCGAACTGCCAGGAGGAATGTATCAGTAAAAAGGGCTGATTCCGATGCCGGACAAAATCTCCAAGGAAAAACGAAGCAAAATAATGGGTTCGATAAGGGCTCAATCCAAGTTAGAGAATATCTTCAGTAAAGCGCTCTGGCATAAAGGCATTCGATTCCGCAAGAATGTCCGCAAACTGCGCGGCACACCGGACGTCGCCATAAAGAAATACAAGGTGGTCATTTTCGTCGATTCCTGCTTCTGGCATGGCTGTCCTCTCCATTACAAACGCCCGAAGAGCAACCAGGAATTCTGGGATGCGAAGATAGCGCGCAATAAGGAACGCGACCTAGAGGTAGATGCCCATTACACCGATCTGGGCTGGCACGTGCTCAGGGTCTGGGAGCATGACATACGCAAGAACCTGGATGAAACAGTCGATTCGACACTGGAATTCATCCAGGCAGCTATGAGAAGATATAAGGAGTCGGATTGATGGAATAACCGAAAGTTTTTATATAAAATTAAGGTTTTCACGGATATTTATTGATCTTTCCCCGATAATTCGCTATAATTAAGAAAAACCGAAAGGATGTTCGGTAAATGGAACAAACTAAGAAACTCAGGGTCATCGAACTCTTCGCCGGTGTCGGCGGCTTCCGCCTGGGGTTGCAGAAAGCCAACCACGAACTCTTCGAAGTGGTCTGGGGCAACCAATGGGAACCTTCACGGAAAGCCCAGGATGCCTTCGATTGCTATGCGCGCAATTTCGATACGGGAATCCATTCAAACGAGGATATCACCAAGGTATCCGACGATACATTCCATGACCTCCGTGCCGACCTGCTTGTCGGAGGCTTCCCCTGCCAGGACTACTCGGTAGCCCGCAGCAAATCAGGGGAACAAGGGATTCAGGGGAAAAAAGGCGTCCTTTTCTGGGAAATCAAGCGGGTGATCGAGAACACACACCCCAAATATGTCCTGTTGGAGAACGTCGACCGCCTTCTGAAATCCCCTTCCTCCCAGAGAGGCAGGGACTTCGCGGTCATGCTGGCGACCTTCCGGGACTTGAACTATTCCGTCGAATGGCGGGTGATCAATGCCGCCGAATACGGGATGGCTCAACGGCGTCGTCGGGTCTTCATCTTTGCATATAGAAACGGGATATCTTTCGATAATAACCAGAAAGTTTTCTCACCCGATGACATAGTCTTCAATGAGGGATTCTTCGCCAAGCCTTTCCCAGTCGAGAAAGAGCCTTACAAAAATCGTATCTCCTCCGTCGAATTACCGTCGGATATCGTGGAGATTTCAGACGAATTCTCATACGGATTCCACAACTCAGGATATATGCGTGAAGGCAAGGTCTTCACTGCCCATCTCTCACCTACATTGGAAGAACCGATTCCGTTGAAGGATATTTTGATCGATGAAGAAGCGGTGCCCGAGAAGTTCTATCTCACCGATGCGAACAGCGAGAAATTCGCTTACTTGCGCGGCCCCAAGAAGATCGAACGCAAGACCGCCGATGGCCATGTCTATCACTTCTCCGAAGGCGGGATGTCTCCTACGGACGATTTGGATAAGCCGGGCCGTACCATGTTGACTAGCGAAGGCTCCATCAACCGGAGCACACATATCGTTGAAGTGGATGGGAAGAAGCGCTTCTTGACCCCGGTCGAATGTGAAAGGCTTAATGGATTCCCCGACAACTGGACCGCCGGCATGAACGATCGCATGCGGTACTTCTGCATGGGTAATGCCCTCGTGGTGGACTTGATAGAGCGCATGGGGATCCGTATCGAAGAAATAGAAAAAGCTAATGAAGTGCATGGAATCCAAATGGAATTCCCAGTGTTCGGCTGACATCATCATAGATGTCAGCTTTTTTCATGTTAAAATATAGGGAAATAAAAGAGTGGGGGAATTCCATGAGGTTCGAGAGTGAAATTGAGTTATTATCTAGGGCTCAGGAAGCCGAAGGTATGAGCTTTTATGAAATTGATAGAACGGGACGTATCGATAATGAGAAAGCCAAGGGGCATCTCGGCCAAATCATCGAAGAAAGTTTTTTCGGATACGAAGTCAATTCCAATGCAGAGGCTGATTTTGCAGAACTCGGTATTGAGTTGAAGGTTACTCCCGTCAAGGAGTTGAAAAATGGGCAACTAAGCGCCAAAGAGCGACTCGTTCTTAATATCATCGACTTTCACAAAGAAGCACTCAATTCCTTCGAGGACTCAAGTTTTTGGAGAAAGAACGAATCCCTCCTTCTAATGTTTTATAAATGGCTTCCCGATATTCCAAGAGGCAACTACAGGATATTGAAATCCCATTTGCACAGATTTTCAGAATCCGACCTTCAAGTAATCCGGAATGACTGGTCGATAATCGTTGCCAAGATAAAGGCAGGACAAGCGCACCTCATTTCGGAAGGCGACACTGCATACCTCGGTGCATGCACCAAGGGGGCCAACCGAAAATCCATTCGGACCCAGCCATTCAGTCCCGAACCAGCCATGCAGCGCGCTTTTTCTTTGAAGGCGTCATATATGACAACACTTATCCGTGAATTGATTACAGCTGAACATCTTGTTCCCATCGCGGAGCCCGACGAATTGCAGCAGAAAAGTCTTGGCCAATTGTTGTCAGATCGGTTCAAGAAATATGAAGGAATGGCTGTTGAAGATATCGCCAAGGAAGCTGACGCCCCACTGAATACAAAATCCAAATCTTTCCTACCGCTGTTCGTCAGTTCACTCCTGGGGGTCAAAGGGACTTCTCTGGAAGATATAGAGGAATTCTCCAAGGCCAACATCAAATTCAAGACCGTTAGGCTAGAGCCGGACGGGAAACCGAAGGAACATATGTCGTTCCATACTATCAACTTCCAGGAATGGATAAATGAAGAATGGGAAACTTCTTTGTTACGCACTATGTTCGAAGAAACGAAATATCTATTGGTTGTATTCGGATACCAAGAGACGTTACGCGAAAACCCTGACAGGAACCTCTATTTTAAAGGTGTTCACCTCTGGAACATGCCCATGGAGGAAATCGAGGGTAGGCTGAAAGATTTTTGGTTGGAAGGACGAGCCATTCTCGAAGAAGGAGTTCTTTTGAAGAAGACCAATAGGGGAATCTCGAACAATCTTCCAGGCCCGCAAAGTAACGGACTTTGTCATGTCAGACCTAGAGCGCGTAATGCTGGTGACCGAATTATCTTGCCTGATGGACAGCCTATAACGAAACAAGCATTTTGGATTGATCGGGAATATATAGGGGAAATAACAAAGAAACTTAAATGAATTTACAGAAATGGGGAAAGGGAAGCTGAAATGAATTCATTTCAGCTTCCCTTTCCTCTTCCTACAGCAACTTACTTTCTTTTTAACTTGTAATCTTCAGGATTCAATTCATCCAGATAACGACTTCTCTTATCTCCATAGGTCGTCATCACCAATTGATGTTTGGCTCGTGTCATGGACACATACAATAATCTCCTGTCTGACTGGGCCGCTTCTTCTACATCTTCCTTATCCATTTCTTTGGTCAAATACGGCAAGTTCCCTTCTGTAAGTCTTACAATGAAGACTACATCGAATTCCAACCCCTTAGCTGAATGCATCGTTACCAATTTAATTCCGGGCTTTAAAGAATTCCCATCATCTTTATTGATTATTTCAACAGGCAGATTCGGGGGCAATACCCTTTTCAACGCATAAAGGCTCTTTACATTACGCACTAATATCCCGATGGTTATATCCCGCTTACTGCTTCGCCAAATTTCATTGACGGAGGCTGCAACCCCCTGGAATTCCGCTGTTGTATCCTTATAGACGTGAAGCTCGGGAGGAATACCGCTTTCCCTTGTCGGCATAAGCAATTCTTCTTTGTCATCGGCCTGTTTATTACTTCCAATTGAAAGATTCTTTTTATAAAGGGGCTGGGCTAGCTTCACAACCTCTACGCACGAACGGTGCATTTCCTCCAATGACTTCGTCCGTCCTCCCACCACGTTTATACCTACGCTTTTCCAGGTGAAGTCTGTCTTGTATATCTTCTGCCCCATGTCAGCTGAAACAACCAGACTTTTCGGATTCAATTTCCTTAATAGTGAAAGCTCCGATTGATTAAGGTCCTGGGCTTCGTCAATCAAGATAAAGTCATATTTAAAGTTAGAAGGTATCTCATCAATTCTGCCGGAAAGGATGTTGGCATAATCATCGAACGGAATGATTCCCTTCTTAGCCAGTAGTGAATCGAAGGCTTCCAGGAATCGATAGACTTCTTTCCGATCCTCTTGACTCAACCGAGCATTCCGCCCACTTCTTTTTACTTGCTTGTAGTCTTCCAAGTTGTCTATACCTTGACCTTTTATCCACTGAACCTCCTCTTCAAGGAATTTCTTGAATTTATCCTCTTTATAGAATCTATGCTTGGAAACCTTTTTTCTTTGTGAATAGATTTCTTCAAAGGCTTCGTCTACAGTTTTCGGCGAGGAATTGGGCTTCCGACCATTCATTTTCAAAAGAAGACGCCATCCCCACCCATGGAATGTGGAAATCGTGATTCCTTCCGTAGCTTCACCCTTTGATTCAAAGAAGTCTTTCACATATTTGGTGAGCGTCTTATTGTAAGTGATCATAAGGATTTTCGCTTCAGGATTCGTCTTCATCAATTTCAATAATTTATAGAGCAAGACTGTGGTTTTGCCACTACCGGGAGCGCCTTTTATGAGTATATGTTCCGCCTCGAAATCGATTGCATCGTTCTGCACCTTGGTCATTATCATTTTCACCATTCAAATTCATCCCCTTTCCTAAAACCAATCATCATCCATCAAGTCATCGAATTTCTGCTTCTCTCTATCCATTTCTTGACTTTTTAATTTGGAGATGTCATATTTCTGTCCTTCATTTTCCAAAACCGATAAATGGGCAATTACCCATCCATCAAGCAGCTTTTGCCTTAATTCGTTACCGGCTGGGGGTTTAATTTTATCTCCCATCTTTTGGATAGACCCCCTCCGCACAGATGTTCAGATGAGGACAGAACCTGCAGTTATATCCCGGTGATGCTATAGAGCCTTTCTGTTCACTTGTATCGTCATTCTCTTTTGACATACCTAGGAGACGCGACGTCCTTACGACAGTCGCATACTGATAGTCTTCTACTTCATAATATTTAATTTTATATCGACGATTCTTTTTTTTCATGTTTTGCTTTTTGACGAACTTTTTATACTCACTGCTATATTGCGGGAAAAGAGCTTCGATTGAATTATATGCATTCTCCCAATCCCCAAAAACATTGTGAGCTTCCCACAAAAGACCTGAAAAGATATTTCTCTGATGGAAATCTTCTTGGAATGAGCTATAGTCATTTAAGATATAACTGAAGATGGCTCTTTTTTTACATAGTTTCCATTCTTCCTCCATCATTTCGCTCCAATTGGAAAAATCCATGCTTGGTGCAACAGCTTCAGTCAGGTTTGCTTTGTGTTTGTCTGCCTTAACGGATGTAGTCTCCCCCTCTAATCCTATCATCTTGAAATAAGCAGCCAACCTTAAACCAGTTTCTTCATTCAAATCTTCGACAAAACTTATCCTCACATTATCGGCTGAAGAAAACATAGCGTAGAGGAGATATCTATTCATACTTCCTGCAAAGCGCGAATGTACCCTAAAGAGGCCCAATTCAGGTCGGTGCTTAGTGAGCCTTTCTTCCGTCTTCGAACTTAGTGGCCAAAGTTTATATTTCACGATACTCGGCAGGGATTTATGATCAGCAAAAGCCAAATGTATATCACGATTCGACTTGAACGGGATACCATCCCCTAGATATAGTCCTCCTAGCCGGTCAATCTTTTCACTCTCATCATCTTTTTCACTGGGAAGCCCGGATGTCAGGAAATAACGTAGCCCTTGGCTGATGTCCGATACTCTGAAGGTCAATTCATCTTCAGTAAGTTCATCCATCTGTTTAAGCAGTCCATGAATCACTTCTTTTTCCTCTCGTATTATTTCAGCATCAAGCGGCGCTTCAGTATACTTCTTCAACTTCTTGATATACCCGGTGATGTTCAATTCCGATTGGCTTCCAAACAGGTCTTCGCTCATCTCTTTCACCGCCAAGAAACCTTTCTTGATTATATATAAATCCTCGATTCCCAATTTGAAATATGATAGCTGTTCAAAAGGTTTGGAATGAAGACGGTGCACCCTTGAATCTGGAATCCCCTCCTGACTCCAGGACAATTTCTCTTCGATGATTTCATCGATTTTAACGATCCATTCTTCGATGGTCGGCTCGTTTTTTTCTTTCCCTTGAATATATCCGTCTCCAAGAGAGAAATAAGGCAGCAACATTTCCAGTTCTTTCAGATATGATTTCATATTGATTGTCTGGCCATTTTCCGGATTCTTATAGACAAGGTAGCCACTCGAGAAGAGAGTTTTCATGGATTCAGGGGTCACCGCTTCATAGTAACGGCTCTCCCCATCTTCCGGATTCTTCTTCTCGTGGATAATGCCATGGAGTGTAAACAGAAACCTGCCTATCGGATATTCCAAAAGGCTATGGTTCTTCTTCACGAGAAGGTCCGAATAATAGAGTTGTTCACGCGCCTGTCCTCCCCTAGATGTGACCACATGCTCGAATGGCTTATCGGATGCCTCCCTCCTACTCTTTTCCTTTCGGATGAATTCCGTTAAATCAGTGAAACGGTGGACAGTGACATCTTTTTTTCTCGCTGAGACTTCCTCTCCTTCAAAACCGAGTAGCAAGGAAGCTGCCAATGGATGGATTCTATAGCCAGGTTCGTTAAAGGAAGGCTGCCATGTCCACTTACCTTTCTGAAGAAATTCTTCTACAATACGAAAAGTTGCTGGATAATCTTCATTATATAAGTTTAAAAAAACCAATTCATACTTCTCTTCAAGTATTTTAAAGAGATATTCCTGTATAGGAGTGATGAAATAGAATCCATGTAAAATCAATTTTTTCTTCTGTAGGCTTTTCACGACGCTTCTATCGGATTGGAAGGCTTCATCGAAAATGTTATGCTTCTCCAATTCACTCGGTGTACCCATATCTTTGAATATGTCAACGAGCACTTTCTCGAAAGCCCCCTCCTTCTTCAATAACACCGCTTCCCAATCCCGCAATTCAAACTGATCTTTCACCTTTCCCCATAGCTTAACCAATAACTCTTCCTCTTCTGTTCCACTTTCAATTGAATCCATCAGCCTTAATTCACATAAAATCCTTAAAGTATAGATTATTTCCTTTCTATTCTTCTTAAAGGAAAATATCAATTTCCTCTCACTTGTAGAAACTGATTCTCCCCACAGCTCTTCTAAAGCGGAAGAGACTGCCAGGAACTGCTTCATCTGCGCTCTTGGGGAACTCCACCCCTTTCCGAATATCCCTTCCAATACACTTCCGATAGTGACAATCGGTGCTTTTATCCACCAGCACCCTTCAGATAAAGATTCGAGTAAAGTGGGAGTGGCCACGATATGCATGACATCAGCATACTCCTTCTGGAAAACGGACTCCTTCCAGGTAAGGTCTCCCGGCACCCTATAGGTCAATACCTGCCTCATCTTCCATCACTCCTTTCAAGCAAATCTGCCCAGCATAGGCTTTTCTTCCTGGTAGCCGGTAAGATGACGGAAAGTTTCTTTTCGGCTCTCGTCATAGCTACATACAGGAGTCGTGCTTCTTCCCTTACTGTCTCAGTGACCTCCAATTGATCAGCTGACTCGAATTCATCAGTAAGCAATGGTTCGGTAACGCCTGGCCAGTTATACTTCAAGGTCACCTTCGGTTCATCGCTCTGTTCCCCATCATGGATTATCACCTTATTCTTCTGGTCATTACTCTTGATGAATGGGAGACCTGTATATGGAAGTAAAACAGTATGGAATTCCAGCCCCTTTGCTTTGTGTACGGTCATGACACGGATGATGTCCTTATCCAAGTTTTCCATAATATCAGCTTCATCGGTGTTCCGGTTAGTCGCCACTTGTATCTTCAACCATTCATATAGAAGCTGTATATCATCAGCAGCCTGCCCTAGTGTCTTATGAGCCTCCGAAAGGAGTTTCGAAAGGTTTTTCCTATATCTTATGATTTCATGGCTCTGTTCAACCCCCTTGAGATTCCCTTCAATCTCTACCTTCATCAATATGCCGTATAGGACTTTCATCGCCGGTTCGAAACGCAACTCCCGCTGAGCATCGAAAACCCAATCCGCAGCTACAGCACGGAAAAACTGTTGGATCGCTTCGAGCAACTTTTCCTTATCGCCCTCCAGAGATACAAGCTGGGTCAAGTCGAAGTCTCCCGCAATAAAGGGAGTCTGAAGCAAAGCGAAATACCCTTCCGGATTATCCTCTAGCC
Proteins encoded:
- a CDS encoding ImmA/IrrE family metallo-endopeptidase codes for the protein MGDKKSAYERFLDGFLGGVGDWDNHLAEAIHEDENPYLKNQMLKILEEQEEFGDAINFGLGREIWYSNDFFINSLILDFITAAENDNNAEDDLVNELKLIWVGMLGKLGVDVEAINMDDGFEGYLITMHFGMELDIQFISELVAYHVYGRKIKDLRERAQLLPEMAKLLWFLVDKEALIKEATELAQSEADQQVDRNSPRVHIASHLFEAGMKFVLGHEIGHHFLKHTETNGRNIVSKFIPTDVTFDQMHLDEFAADNFGFDLLIKGKKERNNNELLAPLMVILMLALYDKTPEEPSQYHPSLRNRYLNLLSKVSDHNEEIAANLQQIFDEVATWINRTFYDGYWKTEWWK
- the dcm gene encoding DNA (cytosine-5-)-methyltransferase; this translates as MEQTKKLRVIELFAGVGGFRLGLQKANHELFEVVWGNQWEPSRKAQDAFDCYARNFDTGIHSNEDITKVSDDTFHDLRADLLVGGFPCQDYSVARSKSGEQGIQGKKGVLFWEIKRVIENTHPKYVLLENVDRLLKSPSSQRGRDFAVMLATFRDLNYSVEWRVINAAEYGMAQRRRRVFIFAYRNGISFDNNQKVFSPDDIVFNEGFFAKPFPVEKEPYKNRISSVELPSDIVEISDEFSYGFHNSGYMREGKVFTAHLSPTLEEPIPLKDILIDEEAVPEKFYLTDANSEKFAYLRGPKKIERKTADGHVYHFSEGGMSPTDDLDKPGRTMLTSEGSINRSTHIVEVDGKKRFLTPVECERLNGFPDNWTAGMNDRMRYFCMGNALVVDLIERMGIRIEEIEKANEVHGIQMEFPVFG
- a CDS encoding 3'-5' exonuclease: MVKMIMTKVQNDAIDFEAEHILIKGAPGSGKTTVLLYKLLKLMKTNPEAKILMITYNKTLTKYVKDFFESKGEATEGITISTFHGWGWRLLLKMNGRKPNSSPKTVDEAFEEIYSQRKKVSKHRFYKEDKFKKFLEEEVQWIKGQGIDNLEDYKQVKRSGRNARLSQEDRKEVYRFLEAFDSLLAKKGIIPFDDYANILSGRIDEIPSNFKYDFILIDEAQDLNQSELSLLRKLNPKSLVVSADMGQKIYKTDFTWKSVGINVVGGRTKSLEEMHRSCVEVVKLAQPLYKKNLSIGSNKQADDKEELLMPTRESGIPPELHVYKDTTAEFQGVAASVNEIWRSSKRDITIGILVRNVKSLYALKRVLPPNLPVEIINKDDGNSLKPGIKLVTMHSAKGLEFDVVFIVRLTEGNLPYLTKEMDKEDVEEAAQSDRRLLYVSMTRAKHQLVMTTYGDKRSRYLDELNPEDYKLKRK
- a CDS encoding Sau3AI family type II restriction endonuclease; the encoded protein is MRFESEIELLSRAQEAEGMSFYEIDRTGRIDNEKAKGHLGQIIEESFFGYEVNSNAEADFAELGIELKVTPVKELKNGQLSAKERLVLNIIDFHKEALNSFEDSSFWRKNESLLLMFYKWLPDIPRGNYRILKSHLHRFSESDLQVIRNDWSIIVAKIKAGQAHLISEGDTAYLGACTKGANRKSIRTQPFSPEPAMQRAFSLKASYMTTLIRELITAEHLVPIAEPDELQQKSLGQLLSDRFKKYEGMAVEDIAKEADAPLNTKSKSFLPLFVSSLLGVKGTSLEDIEEFSKANIKFKTVRLEPDGKPKEHMSFHTINFQEWINEEWETSLLRTMFEETKYLLVVFGYQETLRENPDRNLYFKGVHLWNMPMEEIEGRLKDFWLEGRAILEEGVLLKKTNRGISNNLPGPQSNGLCHVRPRARNAGDRIILPDGQPITKQAFWIDREYIGEITKKLK
- a CDS encoding very short patch repair endonuclease; this encodes MPDKISKEKRSKIMGSIRAQSKLENIFSKALWHKGIRFRKNVRKLRGTPDVAIKKYKVVIFVDSCFWHGCPLHYKRPKSNQEFWDAKIARNKERDLEVDAHYTDLGWHVLRVWEHDIRKNLDETVDSTLEFIQAAMRRYKESD